A stretch of DNA from Methanoplanus endosymbiosus:
GAAAAACGATGATAATTCCGGGAAGAAAAAATTCCCTGTCGGCCCGATATCCATGCTGGTAGCGGCATCTGCATTCAGGTCATGGGTCATCTTCTCATCAGTGGCCTTTATCCCGACATTTCTCACCACAAGAGGTTTTGATCTGATAACCGCAAACCTGCTGACATCACTCATGCTCATAGGAGGAGTTGCAGGCCAGATAATCGGCGCTACGATGTCAGATAAATACGGCAGAAAGGAGTATATTATATTTGGAATGATAACCGCAATTCCGCCGTTCTTCCTCTTCCTTGCAACTGAGGGGATATTGTCGATAATTGCAATGTTTGCATTCGGATACTTCCTCTGGTCCACATTCTCAGTTACGGTTGCAATGTCGCATGAACTCGCACCCGGAGGCACAGGTACGGTCTCAGGGCTTATGCTCGGTTTTGCAGTCGGTGCAGGCGGTGCAGGGGTTGCCGTTACCGGATATATTGCAGATCTTACATCTGCGCAGACGGCGTTTACATTCCTGATAATACCGATAATAGTTGCACTGGTACTCTTTATTCTCCTGCCATATCCATGGAAACTGTTAAAACGTGGCAGAACTCCGGCAGGGAAATTCAATTGAACCCATATATTTTTCTGTAGTGGGCAAATTCCTCGCCGGCAGCTTCGATAAGTTTCTTTCTCATTTCATGAGGAGATTTGTCCACAGCCTTCTGAATTTCAGCCATTGCATCCTCAGTTCCTATAAGCCCCAGTGACTCAACAATCCTCTCCTTAACCTGAGGGTCATCCTCATTAAAAAGCCTCTCAGATAACGCTTTTACAGTCTCATTGCCGGAGGTTTTACCAAGTGCTCCGGCGGCTGCAAGCCTTACACCCCTGACGGAATCGTTCAGAAGTGGGGTGAGGGACTCCGCATATCTCCCGTCCCCAAGCCGCCCTACTGTCTTGGCAGACTCCCGGCGGACATAATGGTTCTCATCCTCAAGAAGCGGGATTATATATCTGAGTGATTCACTGACACCAATGATACGCAGTGAGGTGATGCAGCCTGCCCTTATCTTCCAGCGCCCGTCAACCAGTGAGTCAATAAGAGGTGCTACCGCCGGCTCAC
This window harbors:
- a CDS encoding MFS transporter; the encoded protein is MEKRVRSVLGLSAAHCINDIYSPVLPAILPLLIIQEGYSYFLAGMLVTVYNLSSSFTQPVIGWLYDKKGIRIPIPISVLFCAFFMSFIGLMHSYEMMLIFAIGGALGHAFFHPSALGLVSRIASGPDRGRLTSLFVVGGNLGFAIGPVLAGILVAFGGTDALVFLIIPALAIAIVLKKLLPPVSELEKDYAKNDDNSGKKKFPVGPISMLVAASAFRSWVIFSSVAFIPTFLTTRGFDLITANLLTSLMLIGGVAGQIIGATMSDKYGRKEYIIFGMITAIPPFFLFLATEGILSIIAMFAFGYFLWSTFSVTVAMSHELAPGGTGTVSGLMLGFAVGAGGAGVAVTGYIADLTSAQTAFTFLIIPIIVALVLFILLPYPWKLLKRGRTPAGKFN